The Kineothrix sp. IPX-CK genomic interval CTATGCCAAGTATATCATGACAACCACCGATCTGACACTGGAACAGATTGCAGAAGTCTGTGGTTATACAAACGAAGTACACTTCTACCGTCAGTTCAAAAAACAGATGGGAATTACTCCATCCAAATATCGAAAAAGTGCAAATAGATTTGATTCGGATAGAGGGTAGAATTAAAAAACGGCAATGTGAAAATTTTCCCATCTTCACATTGCCAGGCTTTTAAGTATTTTTATCATTTCCCATAGACAGCGCTGTAACAAAGGCTCCTATGATAATGCAAAAATCCGATATGTTAAAAATAATATTGCTGAACCATTTCCATCTCACATGAAAGCTCAGATAATCCACCACATATCCACGCTTCAACCTATCATACGTATTGCTGAAAGCTCCTCCCAGCAAAAGGGACAATCCCATCTTCAGAGCGGTATTCCCTTTCGTTCCAAGCGTCATAATAAAGAACACGGTAAGAATTAAGGTGAGTGCCAGTGAAACGAACGCTACCACCGGCCTTTTTTCCTGACCTGCATTAAGAAAAGCTCCTTTATTATGATGCTTGCGAAGCCGCACAAAACCCTTCGCCTTCTCTACCTCTTTCCCCTCCTCGAGGGTCTTCTCCATATGATTTTTTATAAAGAAGTCCGCGCCAAAGATTGCTGCTGTTATCCCGATATAATTCAAATTTTATCCTCCTACTGTTCCGGCGATGATCCTAAAGGTACGCTCGATATCCAACTGTCCGTATCCCCACGAACGGCTGGGATAAAGAACCTCCATATCCCTTCTCGCTCCTCTCATGAAATATGTCTTCAACTGGGGAGACTGAACCAACGGCTCATTCCCCTCCACTACCGCCCACTGCATGAACTGCGCAGAAGCGCCCGCAGTAATGGCTGCCGACATGCTGGATCCGGTCCGGTCTCCAAACACCGTGGAGACGTTGACTCCGGGTGCCGCAAAATCAGGCTTAGCTTCCCTGCCCCTGGCAAACCCTCTTCCCGAGTTTATATAAAAGCTGTCGTTGCTGTCGTCATAAGTGGATGGTGTGATCACATTATTTCCCAAGGATGGCTCCGTGAGCGTCGTATAAGGTGTTGAACGAAGGAACTGAGTATTTCCATTTAAAAACTGTGTAATCGGAAGCCACATATTAATGTCCGAGTAATCGCTGTCTCCTTCTATGACAATATTAAAAGTCCATACCCCCGGTGTGGGATCTTCAAAACGGAATACTACCACTTCCTCCCCCGCTACCTGCTCCACCAGGATATGATCTACTGTTACCTTAGTTCTTTCATATATAAAAGAAAAACTTCGCGTCGTTCTGCTCCTGAAATCGATAGCCGGAATTACCTCTCCGCCCGGTGAGCGGATCGCCACGCTGAACAAATTGGGGGGGCTGCCCCACAGTTCCATCACAAACCCGGTTTCCTGAGCGTCCACGCGTACTTCCACTACTTCCGTCACCAGTCGTGAGCTCATGGTAATAGAGCTTCCATAATGATGCTCCGCATTGCCCTCGTTGCCGCCGCACACAACGACCACGCGGCTTCTTTTTTCCGCTATGCGGCTCAGGTATCTGGGTAAAAGAGAATTCCCCGCATGATCGCCCATATTCGAGCCCATGCCAATGCACATTACCACCGGCCGGATTCCTGCAATGCCGAAGCTGTCCAAGTACTTCACCGCCATCGCGATGTCTGTTCCGGAATAGGCAGGAACTCCCTCCGGTATAAAATAATAATCGCGCAGGTATTGCTTCGCCTCCCTGCACTTTACTACTACAATATCCGCATCCGGCGCTGCACCCAGGAAAGTAAGTCCGAAATTGATACTGCTCCCCGCCGCCACACTGGCCACTGCGCTTCCATGCCCTATTGTATCTGTGGTGGGTACTATGGAAAGCGGATCGTCGCTTTGCAGCGCTTCGTTTATCTGCTCATTGGTATACAGCGTGCCGTAGGAAAAACCCTCGGGCGGAATGCCGTCCTGAATCGTCTGATCCCATATCGCCAGAATCCTGGAAGTGCCGTCTTCTCTGCGGAACACCTGCAGATCATATTGTATTCCGGTATCAATAAAGCCGATAATCACGCCTCTTCCGGTCAGGGACAGGGGCGGGCGCTGTACTTGCAGAATTCCCGTTCGGATTAAACTCAGGGGGTCAAAATTACTTTGCTCCGGAGTAGCGTTCTCCTGCATAAGTCCGTACAGTTTCGGAATTGCGGTATAGGTAAAGGTAGATATACTGATAGGCGGGAGCAGGCTTCTGTTCACAAGAACTACAGCGAACTCATCATCGATTAATTCTATGCAATGTTCGGGATAGATTTCATCTATATAAGGCGATGTATAATCCAACAGGATTTCCATATAATCATTAGACAGCATCTGTTCTCTGCAGGCCATATATATTTACTCTTCATTTTTTACTATTATATGACCTACTGCTCAATTACGTTAAGATTATCCGGCAGCTCCAGAGAATTGCTGCGGATATCGATAATCGGCCCTCCGGTACTTTCTATATATTCCCTTGTAATCGTTACCCGCCCGATATTGTCGTCTTTGGGAATCTCATACATGATGTCTAACATGAAGTCCTCGATAATGGCACGAAGTGCTCTGGCTCCTGTATCCTTTTCCATCGCCTTTTCTGCAATCGCCTCCAAAGCTCCCTCGTCGAATTCCAGTTTGACCTCATCCAGCTCCAGCAGCTTTTGATACTGCTTGAGAATGGCATTTTTGGGCTCTTTAAGGATTTTAACGAGCATCTCCTTGGACAAACCTTCCAAGGTGCATATAATAGGCAGACGTCCGATGAATTCGGGAATCATTCCGAATTTCTTGATATCCTCCACCGTTACCTTGCTCAAAATATTCTTGTCCTTGTCGTATTTATCCTTAAGCTCCGCTGTATATCCGATAGAGGTTCTTTTGTTCAGGCGCTGCTTTATGATCTCCTCCAAATCGGGGAAAGCGCCTCCGCAAATGAACAGAATATTCTTGGTATTCATCGTAGTAAGGGGAACCATAGCGTTCTTGCTGTTAGCTCCTACCGGTACCTCTACCTCCGCTCCTTCCAGCAGCTTCAGCATTCCTTGCTGCACCGACTCTCCGCTGACATCTCTGGAGGTGGTATTTTTCTTCTTGGCTATCTTATCGATCTCATCGATGAATATAATACCTCGCTCGGCTCTCTCCACCTCGTTGTCCGCCGCCGCAAGCAGCTTGGATACTACACTTTCGATATCATCCCCGATATAACCGGCTTCCGTAAGCGAAGTTGCGTCTGTTATCGCTAACGGCACATCCAGAAGTCTCGCTAAAGTCTTAACGAGGTATGTCTTGCCGCTTCCCGTAGGCCCCAGCATAAGAATGTTGGATTTCTCGATTTCTATTTCATCCATCATTCCCGTAAAAACGCGCTTGTAATGATTGTATACCGCAACGGAAATAATCTTCTTCGCCTTCTCCTGCCCTACCACATATTCGTCTAGCTGCGCCTTTATTTTATGGGGCGCAGGAATGTTTTTAATATCGAGTACCGGCTCTACCACTTCCCTTGGCTTCTTCTTTTTCAGCTTCTGCTTGTTGGGAATGCCGCCGTCTCCCTGCAGATCCGCCAGATTTACAAAACTGATGTTAGGGATTCCTTTTCCTTTATTTAGTTTGTCCAATTCTCCGTTTAGATTGGTATTGTTCAGCATGCCCTGATAATCGAACTGGCTGACCGTATCCATAGTCTTGTGCATACAGTCGTTGCATACGGATATGTTGTTAGGCAATTTGAACATCTTACCCGTCTTGCTCTCCGGTCTGCGGCAGATGAAGCAGACGTCTTCATATTCGCTTTCCTTTTTCTCGTCAGACTTTTTCTCTTCGGATTTCATTTCCTCCAAAGCACTGTCATTTCCCTTTTCGGAATCATTCTTTTCCATATTTTCTTCGGGATCTTCATTAGAAAATGCTTTTACTTCTTCCTCATAACCTTTATTATCAAAATCGCTCATTTTATTTCCTTCGCTCCTTGTACTTCATTTATCAGCACGAATATAATATACTATATTCGCATATTGAATTTACTGATTTTCATTATACGGCATCCATAAATGTTGCACAAGTTAACATTTTCTAAATTGCCCGTTAGTTATTTTATAAATTTATTAGAAAAAAGCGGTTATTTTAAAATAACCGCTTCATCCACTATTTATTCATTATCGCTTGTATCATTACTATTTGTATCATTACTATTTGTATCATAGGCTGCATACTTTTCACCCAGCGTTACGGTGACTGTCTTACTTTCCCATCCGGTGGGACTGCCCTGCATAATCGTTACATCGATGGTATCGCCTGCGGAATAATATTCCATAACACTCAAGAGGTCTTCCGCCGTGGTCACTTTATTACCGTCGAATTCCGTAATAATA includes:
- the lspA gene encoding signal peptidase II, with translation MNYIGITAAIFGADFFIKNHMEKTLEEGKEVEKAKGFVRLRKHHNKGAFLNAGQEKRPVVAFVSLALTLILTVFFIMTLGTKGNTALKMGLSLLLGGAFSNTYDRLKRGYVVDYLSFHVRWKWFSNIIFNISDFCIIIGAFVTALSMGNDKNT
- a CDS encoding S8 family peptidase, giving the protein MACREQMLSNDYMEILLDYTSPYIDEIYPEHCIELIDDEFAVVLVNRSLLPPISISTFTYTAIPKLYGLMQENATPEQSNFDPLSLIRTGILQVQRPPLSLTGRGVIIGFIDTGIQYDLQVFRREDGTSRILAIWDQTIQDGIPPEGFSYGTLYTNEQINEALQSDDPLSIVPTTDTIGHGSAVASVAAGSSINFGLTFLGAAPDADIVVVKCREAKQYLRDYYFIPEGVPAYSGTDIAMAVKYLDSFGIAGIRPVVMCIGMGSNMGDHAGNSLLPRYLSRIAEKRSRVVVVCGGNEGNAEHHYGSSITMSSRLVTEVVEVRVDAQETGFVMELWGSPPNLFSVAIRSPGGEVIPAIDFRSRTTRSFSFIYERTKVTVDHILVEQVAGEEVVVFRFEDPTPGVWTFNIVIEGDSDYSDINMWLPITQFLNGNTQFLRSTPYTTLTEPSLGNNVITPSTYDDSNDSFYINSGRGFARGREAKPDFAAPGVNVSTVFGDRTGSSMSAAITAGASAQFMQWAVVEGNEPLVQSPQLKTYFMRGARRDMEVLYPSRSWGYGQLDIERTFRIIAGTVGG
- the clpX gene encoding ATP-dependent Clp protease ATP-binding subunit ClpX produces the protein MSDFDNKGYEEEVKAFSNEDPEENMEKNDSEKGNDSALEEMKSEEKKSDEKKESEYEDVCFICRRPESKTGKMFKLPNNISVCNDCMHKTMDTVSQFDYQGMLNNTNLNGELDKLNKGKGIPNISFVNLADLQGDGGIPNKQKLKKKKPREVVEPVLDIKNIPAPHKIKAQLDEYVVGQEKAKKIISVAVYNHYKRVFTGMMDEIEIEKSNILMLGPTGSGKTYLVKTLARLLDVPLAITDATSLTEAGYIGDDIESVVSKLLAAADNEVERAERGIIFIDEIDKIAKKKNTTSRDVSGESVQQGMLKLLEGAEVEVPVGANSKNAMVPLTTMNTKNILFICGGAFPDLEEIIKQRLNKRTSIGYTAELKDKYDKDKNILSKVTVEDIKKFGMIPEFIGRLPIICTLEGLSKEMLVKILKEPKNAILKQYQKLLELDEVKLEFDEGALEAIAEKAMEKDTGARALRAIIEDFMLDIMYEIPKDDNIGRVTITREYIESTGGPIIDIRSNSLELPDNLNVIEQ